The Musa acuminata AAA Group cultivar baxijiao chromosome BXJ3-6, Cavendish_Baxijiao_AAA, whole genome shotgun sequence region ACCAATCTACCACGAGTACTACAGCAGGATTAGACATGCATACCACCACGAATGAAAATTGTTACAGCTCTGGAGTTAGCACAGTGTTCAATATACAGCATCCGATCCTTGGTAGTTCCAAATGATTTCTCTCTAACTAATCCAGCCTGgtaagaaagaacaaaaaaaagtttCCTAATAATATTAGCACTCATAAAACTGATGCACTGGTATTCGGAAAATCAACTAAACATATTCAACAAAGGCTCATTCATAAGTTAATCCAATAACTTGAAATCCTTTGGTACCATGAAGTCAATAATGTCTCTCTgtgtaatacatgaaaagtcaagAATCACCACAACAGACTCTGCGAAGGAGAATAAAACAAATTTTTTACCATGCTCTTATCGGTGAGTCGGTCAATGCATTCACTGACGATATTGCTCCCTCAACTATTTACTAGGGTATGAAGCATCCAAATATTTATCAGAATTTCCTCCAAATGTATATAAATCCAGATACATAATTATATTTTCTACCAAAGCATGTTATCTACAAATTGCTAGATAATTTAAGAATATTACACTTTAGTTGTAGCTAAATTAATAACTTAGGGATAGAACTATCACAAGATTTAATGGTTCTTAGTCTTCTTACTCTGCCTAGTGATATTTCCTCGTAAGAGCTCAATGATGGAGAACATTCATGTAGATGACCCCATATAGATGATACCTTACAGTTTCTTGATATGTACCACTACAAAAAGTTGGCACACCAATCACTAAAATTTACTCTTAACCAAGTTCAGCATACATTATAGAAGCATGCAAATATAAACAAGTGTAACTTAGGTTTTATGTTTTGTTAAACAATGAAGATTACCTAGCTCTAGCACAAAAATATAACAAAGCAATTGAAAATAGGCTGAAGGGGAAAGATGATACtgcatatatctatatgtattgaCATCCACATTAAATTTATTCATGGACACTTTTATAGCCTAAATTTCCAAATGTAACCTACACTTTCTTGCTAACTGTAAGCAAATCAACCCTCTAGAGCCAATTTACCACCTCTAGTCTTCTCCAAAGTTGTTCCTATTTCAGTTCAGTAAAAAGTTTAGGTTGGTTATTACTATTTACAAATAATTTCCAAATATTATtgctagtaatgtaaatgacaatatgtGGCAGATCTACAAAATCTCATGTCATTTCAGCCAAGATAGTTGATGCATGTAGATCTATCAAATCTCTATATAGCCTATGCACTTCAAAAAACTAAAAACAGGAGCGAATTAGCCAATTTATATTTTAGCCTATAAAGTGATGCATACCATATACAAGATGAGTCAAGTTGTGTTCAGTTAGGTTTGAGTTCAGTCGACTGACTCCATAGTTTAAGTtggagttttttctttttttatagggATTTTCATATGTACTTCCATAAGTAATTTGAGAAGAACAATTAGGAAATTAGTAGGATTATTTTAGTTAGAATATcattaaaatattatcataagttttgtgtAATATGTTAAGACAGTATTTTTCGTTATGTAAATTAGCTGCATTATATAGTTTTTGTATCATGCACATTTATGTAATTTTTGTATCATGCATATTATTCGTAGACTTTTTCTGCAGATGTTAGAACTTTTTTGCTtttctatctcttttttttttcaaggacTCCAAATGAAATGAGAAACCCATTTAGAAGTTAGAACAACATTTTATATGAAATCTGGAacttttttcaaataaaaataaaaactaacaCTCGATCTCCAATCAATCAAGATTGATTCTTGCTCAGTGAGCTTCACTTGAGGAGCTTACCTCACCACATAAATACTCGATGATCTCAGTACACAAAAAGAGCAACTTCTTAAATGTTAGCAATGTTAAACAATGGGACATAGAAGTATACagtggcataaaacaaaatgtttgagcttgcaCAGAGAAAGTTAACTCAACTTAGAAGTTAACATCTGACAAACCAAATGTTCAGATATCCCAATTATAAAACTTATATGAGAGAATCCCAAGGAAATCCTACCTTTCCCAGCTTTTCAGTTGTCAACTCCTGGAACCTTGGAACTATCCTCCCACCTGTGTGAATAGAAAAGACAGTCAACCTATGATAAGTTTTCTTTGTTGCCTCATTATTTCTAGTGAACTAATACAAAATACAAACCTGTAGCTATAGCAATCAATTCCAATTCAACACCACCAACCCATCTAACAGCAGGCAAATTCCGATGCATTAATAAATGGtttgcttcatcatcaaaaccccatTGACAGATAACAAGGGTTGCACCAACATCCTATAACAGTCAAAAACAGAACCCAGAattcatttgaaataaaaatTCACTTGTTTGTCATATGACAATATATCACCAAATTGCATCTTACATATTAGATGATTGCAGAGAAAATATAAAACTGAAAACTTAGAACTTAACAAAATTAGATCAATTCAAATTAAATAGataaatcaaattaaaattaaaattcacTAAAAAATGACTCTAGATGATAAGTAATTAAGTTTTAATTGACTGAATTGCAAATATTTACATACAACAAAATCTCTACAGTTCGTGAAAAGCCTAATATCCAAAATGTTACAGCAAACAGGCCCACATGCaagaactgttttttttttttttgcaagaagTAACTTGTTGATAAGACGAAAAAACACAACATTTGACGTATGTACCTTGCATTTTTGGACCATATCATCAAAGTAATTCTGCTCCTGCTGGCGTAAAGTTTGAAATTTCTCAACAGTGTCAATGTCAATCTTATGCTTTGTCTTTGGCTTGGGTGGCTCAAATGGGCATGTCAGGATAGCAATATTTGCATCCTCGATTCTTTTTGGCATTTGTGGATGGCTCATATCCTTGTCAACAAGAATTCCATATATGAGCTCTGTATCTTCCAATTTTCCTCCGACCTTTCCTTCAACCTTGATTAGTTCCAAATTAACGTCTTTCCTCTCTAAATCAGCAACTGCAAGAACTGCCTTAACAGCAATCTCAGCTAGTGCACGCTTGCAACGATTGACACTGCAACATGACCGTGATGAGTAGTTTACTGGAGATAAACAAATtcagaaaaatagaagaaaagtaTGGAAGAAGATAGATCAATAGACTGAATAAAGGAAAATTAAATTTACATTTTTGAAGATAAAGTTGTCATGCAAGTTTGCACCAAAGGCTCTATATTGGTAACACTAAATTCAAACTTCTGTGATATGCTCTCAAGATGCTCCACAGATAACTTAGAGGCCATTTCATATCCCTCAGAGATTCTAATAGGATGAATACCACGTTCCAATAGCTTCTCAGCCTGCTCAAGAAGCGCACCGGCCAAAACAACAACTCCAGTTGTACCATCACCAATTTCATAGTCCTGACTACGGGATAGTTCCACCATTAGCTTTGCAATCTGATTGTCAACATCCATCTGCTCCAGGATTGTTGCCCCATCGTTTGCTGCCACCATACAGGAACAATAATCAGCAAATGGAAAAGTCTAAGGGAGTGGGAGCTCGACTGCCTACTAAAAATGACCATATAAATGAAAAATTCCTAAACCATGGAAACACAATCATAGTCAACTTTTCAGTGCCCTAAAGTAGACAGAGTGTCCATGTAACAACTTCTAGTTTAAGGTTAAAAGTAACCAATCGATAACCAACCATCTGTGAAGAGCTTTAGTCTAATATCTAAACATTTTTCACCTGAATTATAACCGAAGTTCATTGTTCAAGGTGTCAGCACCTTACCCTGTGCTATATGGTCATCGCCATGACACATGGTACATGTTATATAACACAAAATTGCATGTGCCTTACCATGACATAAGATGAATTCACATGGATTTCACGCTAGTACCACGTTACCAATTAGCAGCTTTCCCCTGTGTCCTACTGCTTGGTATGTACAACACAGGATCAGCACCTTGAACCATAAATAAAATGCACATGCTATCTAACAGACATCATGCAACCCCTACATGTTACAATTACCAAAATTCTTACCCATGTGAATTCTGAAGTTCAACATGGAAGATGCGTTCAAATTTGTTACAACATATTATTGTGGGTGAATGAAAAGCAGATCATTGCACAATGTCAGGGTGCTATAATTTTACTTTCAATTTCACTACCTACTaaaagtttacatttacattaaaAAAATGTAAAGAACAACCTTCATTGGTTCTCGAGTGAAGTACCAGAGTTCCATCTCTCTCTTTTTGTATTTCCTAACGATTTCCTGAACAAACCAGACACAAGTACTGAAGACTACTACCATAAGCGTTTCTCCCAACTCAAACAAACTTCAATACTCATTTATTACGATCCAAACCGTTCGTCTTTCCCACTTTATTAGCGAGCCTTGAACCCTAGACAACTATGATTCAAAAAAGCACCACCTTACCAAAAAATTACCAGTTACTGATGAACAAAAACACGCCTTTCCTACACCCCAAAGTTCAAAAACCCTAGCTCGAGGCAAAAATCCCAACAAGCAAAACAGATGACTCCACCTCCCTCTCATTGCCACGGAAGCCCCTCAAACAAGAATCAGAAAAAAGAATACGCTTTACTAGTAATCTCCAACAATAGCAAGGAAGAAACAAGATCGAAGCATAatcaagaaggagaaaaagaagacTGACTGATGACGACGTCCCCGTCTGGACTCTGGAGCATCTTGTCCATGCCCTTAGGGCCGAGGGAGGTGCGAAGAATCCGAGCCACCGCCTTCCCCGCGGAGATGTTGGCCTTCTGCGCGTCGAGCCCCCGCAGCCGTGCCTTCTGCCCCTGCTCCTTTATGATGATGAAGGGCCGCCCGTACTCGTCGAACGCCAGCGCCAtctcccctctcctcctcctcctctctccttctacctcctcctccccttcaGAGAATGCGGCGGAGGTGGACGGCGTTCTCTCTCCCGCAGAGTGAAGCGCTCGATCGCGGATGCCGTTAGGGTTGGCGAAGATAAAGGCTTCGCGTACCCAAGCGTTCCTCCACGACAAGTCTATTGATGACGTGGCTCTCTCAGAGTAGTTCCAAACAGTGGGACCCACATAAATTTTAAACAATTTATAGAAAAGTCCCTCTACTAATGGCTATTGTGCGACAACGGACTTGTAAAATTACAAACTGGTACGTTACTTTAACAAAATGCTAATCGTACTCCCATGTAAGAATGCGCAAGCCAAGCGTTAAGATGATGGACTCTCGACGGTAAATAAGTATAATCTGGGGAGTTTTCTGCAATCTGGTGCGGTGAGAGTCGAAACAGTGTCGGGGCCCAAAGCAGGCCCACACCCCTTTAATGTGACTGGAGGAGAAAGCTGCGGGTTCGGAGTTTGGGGCTGGAATCCAATGAGCCATGGATCCGAGTTCGATCCGACCATGACTCGGCCAATGCAAGCAGTGGAatggacacacacacacacactttggGAAATATAATTAATCAGATTTTAAGCTTGGAAATTAGTTGGATTTTCTTTTTctaatacacatatatatgcttattgaactgcttaaatcatattaaaatgtttaacgattatatatatatataattaattaaatattgcataactatttatatttaaatattttcttaaactCATGATTCTATCATAAATATTGCATtgtcttatttaaaataaaaataaaaataaaaaagggttAAACTTGAAATGATGTcttatgtagtagaaatgaaaatgatattaaaaaagaaaaaatagcaaTGTAGAATGGAATTATAAATGATAGCTTGTCATTAAAGTTTCTCTTGAGTGCTTTTTTGTTTAATGATGATATAGTAGTGTCATGTCACAAAAAACATTTACATCAATCTCTGTCCTCTTCCTCAGCTCCTTCAAGCTTTGGCCCTTCTTGCACATGCCAATGGAATCTCAACCCACCTCACACACTATCTAAATTGCTACTATACTATGTTGATCTGAAATCCATGTTCTCCTCTCTAACCTTCTTCAAGTTCACGCATTCATTATAACCAGGCACAAAAGACCATGATGAGAACCTATAACCCTAGTTATGTTAATGAAAGGTCATCCAATGATTGATGCTTCCAATTCAATTGAAGTCCAATTCAGTTGCATTCAATTTGTATGTTACACCAATACATTTCACATGTCCCTCTTTCTttaattttcaaaataatattattttttatatcgatTCGATCCAAAATATTTAATCAGATTTACGATGGTGTATCCGATCCATTTATCTTTACGATaagagatgattttttttttatgataatacatggaTAATAAGAGTCTGAGATCAAATATCATCTTTATCATTAGTtcactaaaaaataattaaaattttttataatttttaatttttttttaaatttattagaaagaTTAAAACtctaaaatatatttcttttcaataCTTTCAGTTTTGAAAATATAgacatcacaaatcatatcatTAAGTGGAGATAACATatgtatattatttatatttctatTGACATATTGATTATAGATGAAAGTGTACAAGTCTCCAATACTATATTCTAAAATGTGAAGTTTTTTCTTATAAATCTAAAAGAATAATTCTCCTGTATTTTCTTGATTTGTATATAATGTTACATCATACTGTCTTGCAAGCTACAGTACCAAAGCCTTAGGctttaaagaaagaagaagaagaagaagaaaaatcctttctcctaaaaGGCAACTCCAGCATCAAACCCAAAGATTTCTTCTTCAGATGCTGTCCATCCTCACCAACCATCACCATTATATTATTAGCCCTTCAATCAAGCAAAAGCAGGTTTGCAGACTCCATGTGCTGCACTCACCTTCCCTAAGTCTCGCCACACACCACCACTCTAATCAAACATCTACAGAGCTCATCTCCCCCTTTAGCAAACAAGCCCACCAAAAGCAGCTAAAGTTCTCTTCTCTTTTCAGGTCTACCAAAGAACCTTTGTAAAGAAGCTCATCACACCCAACACTTTCTCGTTTCTTAAGACATAAAGAACCTCTTCTCCATCAATGACCTCTTTATCCTGACGCACGCTTGCAAAGCTTGtccaagatctctctctctctctctctctctctatatctacTCCTCCGAGTCTCCTAAGTTGTGCATTCACACagagaccgagagagagagagagagggcagagGCAAGGAAGAATGATCAGGTTGAGATCAAAGAAGCTCTTCAAGAGGAGTTCTTCCAAGGCCAGTGGCGGCAATGGTGGGTGCAGCAGGAACGGTGACATCCAGTGGGAGCTGCGGCCAGGAGGCATGCTGGTTCAGAAGAGAGAATGTGGTGAGGGAGCTGATGAGGTGATCACAGTGAGAATCTCTACTGGGTCAAGTTGGCATGAGATATCTATTGGAGCCACTGCCACATTTGGTGAGCCGATTAGGTTTCATCTGTTCATGTTTACTTGTGTTTGGATCTGAATTCTTCTGTGGTGCTGCAGGGGAGTTGAAGATAGTTGTGGGCATGGTGACAGGGCTGGAGCCAAGGGAGCAGAGGCTACTGTTCAAGGGCAAGGAGAGAGAGGATGGTGATCATCTCcacatggtgggcgtgagggacaAGGACAAGGTGCTGGTTTTGGAGGATCCTGCAATCAAGGAAAGGAAGCTGATGATGGCCATGGCAGAGAGGCAAGTCATGAGCAGCCCATGCCACACCATTATTGAGGTGTAGGCCTTTGGTTCCTCTCACTCTATCCCTCTTCTAGTACTAACAGTATGAGATGCAAGGAGCTGAGGGCAGACTCATCCTTTGCTAAGTGTTAGTGTGATGCTGAGTTTATGTAAAGTTGATGTGGAAGAAGAGTTGCATTCCTAAGTATTTTTATGTAATGGAATGGAAACTTGGGACAACTTCTTGGCTTCTTCTTGTTTGAGCTTCCTCATTCCTGTGTTGGGGAACTGACAGTGATTGCAGGAAAGCTTTATCAGTGGACTAGTCTACTCATGTCTTGGTCAACTAAAATGAGATCAAGTCCATAAAGGTTTGCTCTAATGGAGAAAGGAGAAGACAGGGCCCAAGATTCTATTGATATACATATGTGGTGATGATTCCTTTCAAGTTTTGAGAATGGCTTAATGAGGTAGCACTAAGAACAAGTTGTACTGCACAATCAAACAAAAACAACTTTCTTCTTTCCATTGACATCCCATTCATGGCATCAACATTTGTGAGTGGAAGAAGTATACATTTTGTGGAATAAAAGGTCCAAGAAATGTGGATGAGACTCCTCCTTTCATCAAAGGCTCCACATAAAGAGAACATCAAACATATGCAGAGAGAACTTTGCATAAAAAACAAATTTTCTAATAATTGTGCATAAAAATGTTGAATGACCATTGAAAAGAGAGACTTTTGCAAATTAGATTTACTAGCATCAAGATGAACAATGATAATAGAACACATAGTAACTTGGTCAAGCCCTGAGTTGGTGATACATAATGATCTACAGCAGAAAATGGAACATAATTAGAAgctttattttcatcaaaatggaTTGTACAAAGGTCATTCTTTGATCATAAATCAAAGGTCATTCTTTGATCCAAAAATTACATGATTTGATTGTACAAACATACATGACCAACCGATTTGGTTAGATAGATTCAGCAGATAATACAATACATACAGTTGAAAGAAACAGTGGGAGAAGACACTATGGAATGCAAATACAACAGTTACAGAATTCCATGGAAAGATAATAATAGAGAAACATAATACGATTGCACATCACTTTGCTTTAAGTTGAGCCATGGTTAATTTGCTAGTTCTTAGGTGCTAAGTTCCATTTGCTAACCTAATTGATTCGAGTGGCTTCATATGCTTTTGTCATTACAGGATGAATCAAGAGATACCTgtcaaaaagagaaaattattgGGGTTGTGATACTAAACTTAATCTTACTATTACCCAAGTTATGATATGTTCTTAAAAACATATTAATATGATCATACTTTTGATATGGGAATATTCATTCATCTTACCATTACATACCACAAACATGTCAAATAATAAAGAGTCAACCAATAGATATATCTATCACATCAATAAaattacaataaaaatattatctaatATTTTTCATTACAgataatattttcttaatatctaATGATTAAAGAAtgatggattgtaaaagagagtGAGCATACAGTAGATGGATATTCGGAGTTTAACTCAAGTCTAATATCATGTTAGGAGCAAATTGCATCTCAAGCAACACCAAATCTCTTAATGTGggccaagtttgaatcaaatttAGCTCCAAAGCCACCAATGACATAAAAGTGATGACATCTTTAGGTAAATAGATTGATTTTAGTTTTTCTCCCATTTCTAACCATCCATAATATttgtttatatctaaaatattgatttgatgatgatgatgatgatgatatatctaACTTAGTTATCAATGATTAGGATTCAAACTCTTATCcgataaatttaaaatatgttgATTAATTTAACTGATAAAAATTATAGTAAGATCATAGGATCAAATTCACTTACtttgaaaagaaaaaagtaaatattttatttatgtggAGAGTGTGTTGATGTAACTTATGTTTGCTGAtctattaattattataattcattgtgGATGGATCTCTTTATTTTAATTTGGAGGCATCAACAAGAATACTATTATAATACATCGTATATTCAGTGATGATTTCCCATTGATTGTGTGATCAGATCAAGGAATTGTTTTAGGATGGAATTCTCCTCCATCTCAATGTTTAATGCTCAATTTTTATGTTAAAGACAGTAGAACAATGAGATAATATGATTTCAACACTattactgttgttgttgttgtggtggTGTTGGGATTCTACTATCTTCACCACTaatgagagggagagagagagagagagagagagagagagagagagagagagagagagaataaacaGCATTATAAGCCTTAACACAACCTTCTTCGTATGAGGAAGGAGAGAAAGGAAAGATGAAGCCTGTTTCATGCATCCTTCTCCTTCCCAAATGGAGAGAACTGCTGAGAGTTCTTTGTCATGCAACTGAAGAACCCAACTCATTGATGCTAACCAAAGGGAAGAACAATTTATCAAACAGGTGTGGGAGGCATGTCTGCAGCCGAGGCAGACACCTGATTCTGAGCCTCCCCCATCATCTTCCTAGCCTTCGCCACCCACCTCCACACCCCCACCACGTTGTCGTACAGATGCAGCGCCGCGTGCAACCCCACCCCCGCAATGAT contains the following coding sequences:
- the LOC103987150 gene encoding T-complex protein 1 subunit epsilon — encoded protein: MALAFDEYGRPFIIIKEQGQKARLRGLDAQKANISAGKAVARILRTSLGPKGMDKMLQSPDGDVVITNDGATILEQMDVDNQIAKLMVELSRSQDYEIGDGTTGVVVLAGALLEQAEKLLERGIHPIRISEGYEMASKLSVEHLESISQKFEFSVTNIEPLVQTCMTTLSSKIVNRCKRALAEIAVKAVLAVADLERKDVNLELIKVEGKVGGKLEDTELIYGILVDKDMSHPQMPKRIEDANIAILTCPFEPPKPKTKHKIDIDTVEKFQTLRQQEQNYFDDMVQKCKDVGATLVICQWGFDDEANHLLMHRNLPAVRWVGGVELELIAIATGGRIVPRFQELTTEKLGKAGLVREKSFGTTKDRMLYIEHCANSRAVTIFIRGGNKMMIEETKRSLHDALCVARNLIRNNSIVYGGGSAEISCSIAVEAAADRYPGVEQYAIRSFAEALDSIPMALAENSGLPPIDTLTAVKSQQIKESNPYCGIDCNDVGTNNMREQNVFETLIGKQQQILLATQVVKMILKIDDVITPAEY
- the LOC103987151 gene encoding BAG family molecular chaperone regulator 1 encodes the protein MIRLRSKKLFKRSSSKASGGNGGCSRNGDIQWELRPGGMLVQKRECGEGADEVITVRISTGSSWHEISIGATATFGELKIVVGMVTGLEPREQRLLFKGKEREDGDHLHMVGVRDKDKVLVLEDPAIKERKLMMAMAERQVMSSPCHTIIEV